The following nucleotide sequence is from Candidatus Zixiibacteriota bacterium.
TCCTCCAAAACCAGCTCAGGAGACCTTTTAAGAAACCTTCTCCGGGTAAGGACCGGGCAGGGACAGAAATTACATTGATAAGGACAGCCGGCTGAGGTGACAATCAGCGCAGTTGGTCTCCAGACTAAATGGAAATATCTTTTTCGATATTTTTCAGTCAAATCTCTTCTGGGTAAAGGGAGATGGTCTAAATCAGTTACCGGATTTTTTATAGGAGTGAAGTGTAACTTATCTCCATTGGTCAAAGCTAATCCCTCTACTTCTTCAAAAGGTCTGCCTTTCTCGAAATTCAGCAACAGTTTCTTAAAAGATAAAACCCGGTGACCGGGGATTATGACGTCCACAGAAGGCTTATTGAAATCCTCAGGCATCAAAGTAGCGTGGGTCCCCCCTACTACAGTCAAAGTGTATCGATTAAATTCCTTGACTTTTTTTAGAACCTCTAACATTCGGTGAGTATGAATTACCGTACCGGTGATGCCAACAACATCAGGCTGAAATTCCTCAATCTTTCTTTCCCAGGAATTCTCCATTTTCATATCAAAGATTTCTACCTCGTGTTCTGGAATTGCTCCAGCCAGATATTCTAGTCCCAGAGGCTCGATGTTAATTAGTTTTCTGGGGATAACGCTTTCTTTACTCGTGTCCGGGTAGACTAAAAGAACCTTCATATAAATCTCCTTTGCCGATATTTTCTCATCATTAATCAATAGCAAGGAGAATACCAGTTCAAAATAAAAGAATAGAAGAAATTAACCTAAAGCAGAGCAGGAGATTATAAAAGGTGCCTAATCTTTCAGCTTCACAAACAATTGTAGATGTTATGATTTAGAAGACATAGGTGTTACATTTTGTGAGCCAGAAGAGACGCATTTGATAAGTCTCCACATAAAATCATCATTAAAAGAACACCCGATATCCGCCCGAGATATCGGGCGCTCAGACCGTTTGATGAAAGGCAGGGGCGTAATGCCTTACGCCCCTACAGAGATCTCACAGCTGATTAATTTGATTAAACTGATTACTCCGCTTTCCTAATCCGTTTAATCCGCTCAATCAGTTGTGAATTTTATCGTTTTACTTTAACAAGCTCATCTTTTTGGTCTGGACATAATTTCCTGCATCCAGTCTATAGAAGTAGATACCGCTTGATACTCTTTCTCCATTCTCATTTCTACCATCCCAGACCACCTTTTTTGTACCTGCGCTCTGGTATTCATCCACTAACACCTTGATTTTCTGACCAAGCACGTTATAGATTTCAAGCTTGACGTATGAGCCTTCTGGCAAAGTATAGGCAATCTCAGTCTGTGGATTAAAAGGATTGGGATAGTTCTGGAGAAGCTCAAAACCTTCAGGCAACTCCTTTTTCAGACCATGTTTTTCTGCGATCGTGAAAGAGCTGATGATCGATTCTCGCAGTTTGTCAGCCAGGTAAATCAGTTTCTCTGCCGATTCAGAAGATATATGCTTACCAGCTTGAGCTTTAACGTGTCTCCTGAAAGCTTTTAGACTTCCCAGGGCATCATCATATTCGCCTTTCTTCAGGGAGAAGTATACTTCTTTTAGCTGGTTTTTCAAACTGTGCGCGATTCCATACCCGTCAATCGAGCCATTTTCCAGATAGAGCCCGACTACTTCCAACAGAGCCAGGGTCCCTTTGAGCGGGTCAGAAAGTAGTGCCAGATCAATTACTCGACCTTCCGTATAATAAGAAACAGGAGAATGAGAAATCATAAAGTCTTTCACCACAGTGTACATAAAATAATCGGTTATCTGAAGATTATTAATCTGAAATCCCGGTATCTGGCTTAAGAAAGGAACAACCCCATCCGGCACCGTGACTGTGTAGCTGGAATAAGGATTCAGAGGATGGCCATCTACCGAAATTGACGAATAATCAACCCGCGAACCTGGAGAATTTAATGAATTATAGATATAAGAGAAGTTGGAGCAGTGCAGGAAGAAATCCTCCATAGACGGGAGATAGTAGACTGAAAATTCCAGTCCGTGGATAATTGACATTCCATCAGTCTCGAAGGTCGCCAGCTTCAATCCCAGACCAGTAGTCTGATCAAACCCGTATGGTATAGCCTGAAAGATGTCCGCTCCTTTGACTCTTCCCTTATAAATCGTCTGGGAGGAAAATCCCTGAGGGTGGAAAGCGATATCTGTTCCGGTTTTGCCTCTCAGAGCATCTGAGACTAGATTCCCTAAAGGATTATCTTTAAACAATCCCTCACCCAAGGGTTTCTTTATTTCCGTATTAGCCCGTGCAATCACCTGGGTATACACTGGACCAAACCTGGGATCTGCCTCTACCTCTGCTGCTAATTGTCCCACCATAAAGGCGGTAGTCGGCTCTTCTGGCACGGAGGCATCTACTGATTGAAGCTCATACTTCCAAGTCTGGATAGTCTTGTTGTTCAGATAGAGTGTCAACTTACCAAGGTTCCTGCCAAACTCGCCTGCCTGGAGAATCAAAGTACTGCCTATCTGGATAGGTGAACTGATAAAGGTATGGGAATGCCCTCCTACGATTATATTTATCCCGGAAACAGAGGAGGCAACTAACTGGTCGTAATCAGCACTTAAATGTGAAAGGAGTATGATTAGATCACAGTTGTGAGCTTTTAGGGTGTCTACCCAGGCTTGAGCATTAGCTAAAGCTGGCAGAACTATCACTGGCGAAGGATTCGAGTTCTGGTTGGTAAATTCAGTCAAAAGTCCGAAAATGCCAACTTTTAAACCATTATACTCTTTTATGGTATAAGGCTTGACAAAGTTGCCCAACACCGGGTCTCCGGACATATCCAGATTTGCGCATAAGACCGGAAAACCAGAACCAGGGAATCCTGCCTGACTGAGCACGTATTCTAATGTCGACGGATACAAATCAAATTCATGGTTTCCCAGCTCCAAAGCATCATAATTTAAGCCTTTCATGATTTCAAGCTCTGCAATTCCCAGGTATTTCTGGAACATAAAATCGCCAGTGAAAAAATCCCCGGCATGCAGAAGCATTACTTTGTTAGCAGACAGCCTATTCATCCCCACTAACGAGGCTATCCTTGCCATTCCACCCCAGGTCCAGTTACCCGCACAATCTTTAGGGCCATAGGGCAAAAGATGGGAATGGGTATCGTTCAGATGCAGGATGGTCAGAGTATCGACCTGCGCTTGAGCAAAAGAATACATACCCAGAATCCCGATAATCCCGATTAAAACTATTAGCTTTTTCATTTCTCCTCCTTATCGTTGCTTTGGTGAGATATTCGTATATCTCACTGTTTTATAGTGTTCCCCCTCAATCAAATCTCCTTTCAAGAAACTATCAAGTTTTCTTTAAATCACCTCCTCTTTAAGCATCATCTCTTGCAGGATAATCTCCATCCCTGGAAAGTTTTTCTTGAGGTATGTCCAGAATTATTCCTCTCAAAAGGTCAACCGCATAAGTAACACCAGGAACCGTCATTTCAATAAACCCGAAAACAACGAGAACTTGAAACAATCTTCTCATAATCTCTCCGTATATGAGACTAAAGTTTAGATTCTTAATATAAACCTGCCAGGGCATTTAACTCCAGCCTTACCATAAGCTAAAGATAGTATAAAGATAAAACCATAAAAATCAAGTATTTTTAAGAGGAGACTAATCTGATTTACGACGCATTACCTTTAGTAGCATTAACTGATTTTCTGATTTACCAACGGGTTAAGATTATCACTTAATCTAACACTTTATATGACTGATTTTTCTGGTGGCTTATTTTTTTAAAGTTCTGAGAGAGATCTCTGAAAAACACGTCATGCAGGACTGGGAGCCCTGCCTACGAATGGGAAGTAAGTTTTAATCAATTAATAGTCAGATAGGGCACATCAGGAGCTATTACTTATTCTTAATGCTGTTGCCTATGTATAAGAGAAAGAAACTCTTGCCTGGTAACTGCTGATTCGCGGAAGCTTCCTAAAACGGAAGAGGTCACCATTACGGAATTCTGTTTTTCCACGCCTCTCATCATCATACATAGATGACGTGCCTCTATCATCACCCCTACGCCAATAGCGTCACTAGAATCTCGCACCGCATAGGCTATCTGCTCCGTCAATCTCTCCTGCAACTGCAGCCTCTTGGCATACATATCTGCCAGGCGCGCTAATTTACTGGCACCGAAAACCTTTCCCTTTGGTATATAGCCGATAT
It contains:
- a CDS encoding 5'-nucleotidase C-terminal domain-containing protein; protein product: MKKLIVLIGIIGILGMYSFAQAQVDTLTILHLNDTHSHLLPYGPKDCAGNWTWGGMARIASLVGMNRLSANKVMLLHAGDFFTGDFMFQKYLGIAELEIMKGLNYDALELGNHEFDLYPSTLEYVLSQAGFPGSGFPVLCANLDMSGDPVLGNFVKPYTIKEYNGLKVGIFGLLTEFTNQNSNPSPVIVLPALANAQAWVDTLKAHNCDLIILLSHLSADYDQLVASSVSGINIIVGGHSHTFISSPIQIGSTLILQAGEFGRNLGKLTLYLNNKTIQTWKYELQSVDASVPEEPTTAFMVGQLAAEVEADPRFGPVYTQVIARANTEIKKPLGEGLFKDNPLGNLVSDALRGKTGTDIAFHPQGFSSQTIYKGRVKGADIFQAIPYGFDQTTGLGLKLATFETDGMSIIHGLEFSVYYLPSMEDFFLHCSNFSYIYNSLNSPGSRVDYSSISVDGHPLNPYSSYTVTVPDGVVPFLSQIPGFQINNLQITDYFMYTVVKDFMISHSPVSYYTEGRVIDLALLSDPLKGTLALLEVVGLYLENGSIDGYGIAHSLKNQLKEVYFSLKKGEYDDALGSLKAFRRHVKAQAGKHISSESAEKLIYLADKLRESIISSFTIAEKHGLKKELPEGFELLQNYPNPFNPQTEIAYTLPEGSYVKLEIYNVLGQKIKVLVDEYQSAGTKKVVWDGRNENGERVSSGIYFYRLDAGNYVQTKKMSLLK
- the folE gene encoding GTP cyclohydrolase I FolE, which translates into the protein MDKKINCDKIEKLVKELLIELGEDPQREGLLKTPERVAQSLAYLTSGYGVDRKKLINEALFTQETNSMVIVKDIEIYSLCEHHLLPFFGRCHIGYIPKGKVFGASKLARLADMYAKRLQLQERLTEQIAYAVRDSSDAIGVGVMIEARHLCMMMRGVEKQNSVMVTSSVLGSFRESAVTRQEFLSLIHRQQH